The following are encoded together in the Malaya genurostris strain Urasoe2022 chromosome 3, Malgen_1.1, whole genome shotgun sequence genome:
- the LOC131437222 gene encoding sister chromatid cohesion protein DCC1: MIFSQDYERTVNDVRSIIQYAKLDHKNLTNTAQAIYYPDNFAPDLSNLKLLEVDDHILQEIKEGKSVSFKGALNEKVVICTDSRTYDVKEAEISNSLLLVPHLKQAQATSRSPIKSPKGGINTSLDSSTEEADEEVDSIDEIERKNVVKIFHDYFECRQVKPKYRKIIDLLRLTRYSGAENEHLVDRSLLFRFKQLLDTVQCSREEFQEGLKKYRAIEFEDRIRMLHSEYEYRVMTLMLALIAENSWELDEIDKAATIDALDGIVPYEIVDRIFDVYTVPSERVESCFRYREDLVCSLFAENILQQGLKFHIEDFLTNWQQTLPEGFVIDEKYLRGIGIIDREGAVPCVRGLSEADLPTNLLVRLSMLFKTKERWNLEQIEPYIECFTTPTLGVTAILAKHTRSLVANGVRIYVSKH; this comes from the exons ATGATTTTCAGTCAAGA CTACGAACGTACGGTTAATGATGTTCGCTCCATTATTCAGTACGCCAAATTGGATCACAAAAATTTAACCAATACTGCTCAG GCTATTTATTATCCAGATAATTTTGCTCCAGATTTGTCTAATCTCAAGTTATTAGAAGTAGACGATCACATACTTCAGGAAATCAAAGAAGGCAAATCGGTTTCCTTTAAAGGTGCTCTGAACGAAAAGGTCGTAATTTGTACCGATAGTCGCACATACGATGTGAAGGAGGCTGAAATTTCCAATAGCTTGCTGTTAGTGCCACATCTGAAACAAGCTCAGGCGACCAGTCGTTCCCCGATCAAGAGTCCTAAGGGTGGAATTAATACATCACTAGACAGTAGCACTGAGGAGGCGGATGAAGAAGTAgacagtattgatgaaattgagCGGAAAAATGTGGTTAAAATTTTTCACGACTACTTTGAATGTCGACAGGTAAAGCCCAAGTACAGAAAAATTATCGATCTTTTACGGTTGACGCGTTATTCGGGTGCCGAAAATGAACACCTCGTGGATCGATCTTTGCTGTTTAGGTTTAAACAATTGTTGGATACGGTACAGTGCAGCAGAGAAGAGTTTCAGGAGGGTTTGAAAAAGTATCGGGCAATTGAATTTGAAGATAGAATTCGGATGCTGCATAGTGAGTACGAATACCGGGTAATGACACTGATGTTGGctctgattgccgaaaattcgtGGGAGCTAGATGAAATTGATAAAGCTGCCACGATCGACGCACTAGACGGTATTGTACCATATGAAATCGTTGATCGCATTTTCGATGTTTACACAGTTCCCAGCGAACGAGTGGAAAGCTGTTTTCGTTATCGCGAAGATCTTGTTTGTTCATTGTTCGCGGAGAATATCCTCCAGCAAGGTTTGAAATTTCACATAGAAGATTTTCTAACAAATTGGCAGCAAACACTTCCGGAGGGATTCGTGATCGATGAGAAGTATCTGCGTGGGATAGGAATAATCGACCGAGAAGGAGCGGTTCCCTGTGTGCGAGGGCTCAGTGAGGCAGACCTACCAACAAATTTGCTTGTACGACTCAGTATGCTTTTCAAAACGAAGGAGAGATGGAATCTGGAACAGATTGAACCATACATCGA ATGCTTCACAACGCCTACATTGGGCGTGACAGCAATTCTGGCTAAACACACCCGCTCATTGGTTGCTAACGGAGTGCGAATCTACGTATCAAAGCATTGA
- the LOC131437221 gene encoding ATP-dependent RNA helicase DDX24 isoform X1: MVQKSKKFKGNPKKSTSAKTRPPPDVSWKQVKISGPVISDDGADLAGLIGLEILESYDRSLVIRDKRKNKKEPVSDDECDTSDSRLIAKKKSKRKRNDSGSSSNSDSEELSKNKKREKSLQLRKSLAPDAGSEEDSGIDDKSTNKKSKFEGKKTVQTKESFPGKFVLLKKVNDAANEKANMKRKNKNTNQEKRISEKKCGNAYSTNEYCSILPNNTFFSHFKQWSELGVSEPIIRALADKGFRNPTEIQTLSLPAAIMGQRDLLGAAETGSGKTLAFGIPLLEGIIKFRASEEYHASSKSLIGNKEAESDGHELTPPPDELEFYPELSTGEPIDQMDNDIKKEQLYKPLYALILTPTRELAVQINNHLKAVTKYLDIQIATVFGGLAAVKQERMLKKCPEIVIATPGRLWELIQSGNPHLGKVGEIRFLVIDETDRMLEKGHFIELKQLLEMMNKNEEATKRRRNYVFSATLTIDHDLPQHLIAKSRKNKNLQITKETPGQRLNKLVQIIGMTNPKVVDITQRHGTSHSLVESRILCKAEHKDYHLFYFLQRHPGRTLVFCNSIDCVKRLVSLFGYLNCDPLSLFGSMQQRQRLKNLERFTQNPTALLIATDVAARGLDIPNVDHVIHYQVPKTTENYIHRSGRTARASKEGVTILFIGADEVKDYVKLNQNLGRTEDLPMYPTSERLMKQIKDRVNLARDVERTDLRQRRNNESENWEEKVAKEFMSDSDIDSEQEEERKLAKSKEKRLMKARRYELSKLLATPIVMDRVQLKFPTSSGPNNFPSQKEKSAINLVQQVVEENIQFKKQRNKKRKRNE; the protein is encoded by the exons ATggtacaaaaatcaaaaaagtTCAAAGGAAACCCCAAAAAATCAACATCGGCAAAAACTAGACCACCCCCAGATGTCTCCTGGAAACAAGTAAAAATTAGTGGACCAGTAATATCGGATGATGGAGCAGATCTAGCCGGTTTAATTGgcctggaaattctagaaagtTATGATCGATCCTTAGTAATAAGAGATAAACGAAAG AATAAGAAAGAGCCTGTTTCGGATGATGAATGTGACACTTCAGATTCTAGGCTGATAGCAAAGAAAAAGTCTAAACGAAAACGAAATGATTCTGGGAGCAGTAGTAATAGCGATTCTGAGGAGCTTTCAAAAAATAAGAAACGCGAAAAGAGTTTACAGTTAAGAAAATCGTTAGCGCCGGACGCCGGATCTGAGGAAGATTCTGGAATTGACGACAAATCTACCaacaaaaaatcaaagtttGAAGGAAAGAAAACGGTTCAAACAAAAGAGTCATTCCCCGGAAAGTTTGTTCTTCTGAAGAAGGTAAATGATGCTGCAAACGAAAAGGCAAACATGAAACGAAAAAATAAGAACACAAATCAGGAAAAACGGATATCAGAGAAAAAATGCGGAAATGCTTATTCCACAAATGAATATTGT TCCATCTTACCAAATAATACATTCTTTTCTCATTTTAAGCAATGGAGTGAATTAGGTGTTTCGGAGCCCATAATTCGTGCACTTGCCGATAAGGGATTTCGAAATCCAACGGAAATTCAAACACTTTCCTTGCCGGCCGCAATAATGGGTCAACGAGACTTGCTTGGTGCTGCAGAAACTGGCAGCGGAAAAACTTTAGCATTCGGTATTCCTCTGCTGGAGGGAATAATAAAATTCAGGGCAAGTGAAGAGTATCACGCATCCTCCAAATCGTTGATCGGCAATAAGGAAGCAGAAAGCGATGGACACGAGTTGACTCCGCCACCGGATGAACTGGAATTTTATCCCGAGCTAAGCACTGGTGAACCAATCGATCAGATGGATAACGACATAAAGAAAGAACAGTTGTATAAGCCGCTGTACGCATTGATACTAACTCCGACGCGTGAGTTGGCTGTTCAAATCAACAATCACCTTAAAGCAGTTACCAAGTATTTGGACATTCAGATAGCGACCGTATTTGGAGGACTAGCCGCTGTGAAGCAGGAAagaatgttaaaaaaatgtcCGGAAATTGTAATTGCCACCCCCGGACGGCTTTGGGAACTTATTCAGAGTGGAAATCCGCATCTTGGAAAAGTTGGGGAAATTCG CTTCCTGGTTATTGACGAAACTGATCGAATGCTCGAAAAGGGACATTTTATTGAGCTTAAACAGCTTTTGGAGATGATGAACAAGAACGAGGAAGCAACCAAACGTAGACGGAATTATGTCTTTTCCGCTACGCTCACGATAGATCATGATTTACCACAGCACTTGATAGCCAAATCTAGGAAGAACAAAAATCTTCAGATCACCAAGGAAACTCCCGGACAGCGTCTTAATAAACTGGTACAAATAATCGGAATGACCAACCCGAAAGTAGTGGACATCACGCAGCGGCACGGCACCTCGCATAGTTTAGTAGAGTCGCGAATTCTCTGCAAGGCCGAGCATAAGGATTACCACCTGTTCTACTTTCTTCAGCGTCACCCAGGTCGTACGCTGGTGTTTTGTAACTCTATTGATTGTGTGAAACGACTAGTTTCGCTTTTCGGATACTTAAATTGTGATCCTCTCAGTTTGTTCGGAAGCATGCAGCAACGTCAACGTCTGAAGAATCTGGAACGTTTCACTCAGAATCCAACTGCGCTGCTGATTGCCACGGACGTTGCGGCACGTGGTCTTGATATTCCCAATGTCGATCATGTCATTCACTATCAGGTACCGAAAACAACGGAAAATTACATACACCGGTCTGGAAGGACCGCTCGCGCCAGCAAGGAGGGTGTAACTATTTTGTTTATTGGAGCGGATGAAGTCAAAGATTACGTCAAGTTGAACCAGAACCTGGGCAGAACTGAAGATTTGCCCATGTATCCAACCTCGGAACGACTGATGAAGCAAATAAAGGATCGGGTAAATCTGGCGAGAGACGTCGAGCGCACGGATTTGCGTCAAAGGCGGAACAATGAATCCGAAAACTGGGAAGAGAAGGTAGCCAAAGAGTTCATGAGTGATTCGGATATAGACAGCGAACAGGAAGAAGAGCGAAAATTAGCCAAAAGTAAAGAGAAACGTCTGATGAAAGCGAGACGGTATGAGCTGAGCAAACTCCTAGCCACACCGATTGTGATGGATAGAGTGCAATTAAA atTCCCCACTTCATCTGGGCCGAACAATTTCCCATCTCAAAAAGaaaaatctgcaatcaatttggtTCAACAAGTAGTTGAAGAAAACATTCAATTCAAAAAGCAACGAAACAAGAAGCGGAAAAGAAACGAATAA
- the LOC131437221 gene encoding ATP-dependent RNA helicase DDX24 isoform X2, producing the protein MVQKSKKFKGNPKKSTSAKTRPPPDVSWKQVKISGPVISDDGADLAGLIGLEILESYDRSLVIRDKRKNKKEPVSDDECDTSDSRLIAKKKSKRKRNDSGSSSNSDSEELSKNKKREKSLQLRKSLAPDAGSEEDSGIDDKSTNKKSKFEGKKTVQTKESFPGKFVLLKKVNDAANEKANMKRKNKNTNQEKRISEKKCGNAYSTNEYCQWSELGVSEPIIRALADKGFRNPTEIQTLSLPAAIMGQRDLLGAAETGSGKTLAFGIPLLEGIIKFRASEEYHASSKSLIGNKEAESDGHELTPPPDELEFYPELSTGEPIDQMDNDIKKEQLYKPLYALILTPTRELAVQINNHLKAVTKYLDIQIATVFGGLAAVKQERMLKKCPEIVIATPGRLWELIQSGNPHLGKVGEIRFLVIDETDRMLEKGHFIELKQLLEMMNKNEEATKRRRNYVFSATLTIDHDLPQHLIAKSRKNKNLQITKETPGQRLNKLVQIIGMTNPKVVDITQRHGTSHSLVESRILCKAEHKDYHLFYFLQRHPGRTLVFCNSIDCVKRLVSLFGYLNCDPLSLFGSMQQRQRLKNLERFTQNPTALLIATDVAARGLDIPNVDHVIHYQVPKTTENYIHRSGRTARASKEGVTILFIGADEVKDYVKLNQNLGRTEDLPMYPTSERLMKQIKDRVNLARDVERTDLRQRRNNESENWEEKVAKEFMSDSDIDSEQEEERKLAKSKEKRLMKARRYELSKLLATPIVMDRVQLKFPTSSGPNNFPSQKEKSAINLVQQVVEENIQFKKQRNKKRKRNE; encoded by the exons ATggtacaaaaatcaaaaaagtTCAAAGGAAACCCCAAAAAATCAACATCGGCAAAAACTAGACCACCCCCAGATGTCTCCTGGAAACAAGTAAAAATTAGTGGACCAGTAATATCGGATGATGGAGCAGATCTAGCCGGTTTAATTGgcctggaaattctagaaagtTATGATCGATCCTTAGTAATAAGAGATAAACGAAAG AATAAGAAAGAGCCTGTTTCGGATGATGAATGTGACACTTCAGATTCTAGGCTGATAGCAAAGAAAAAGTCTAAACGAAAACGAAATGATTCTGGGAGCAGTAGTAATAGCGATTCTGAGGAGCTTTCAAAAAATAAGAAACGCGAAAAGAGTTTACAGTTAAGAAAATCGTTAGCGCCGGACGCCGGATCTGAGGAAGATTCTGGAATTGACGACAAATCTACCaacaaaaaatcaaagtttGAAGGAAAGAAAACGGTTCAAACAAAAGAGTCATTCCCCGGAAAGTTTGTTCTTCTGAAGAAGGTAAATGATGCTGCAAACGAAAAGGCAAACATGAAACGAAAAAATAAGAACACAAATCAGGAAAAACGGATATCAGAGAAAAAATGCGGAAATGCTTATTCCACAAATGAATATTGT CAATGGAGTGAATTAGGTGTTTCGGAGCCCATAATTCGTGCACTTGCCGATAAGGGATTTCGAAATCCAACGGAAATTCAAACACTTTCCTTGCCGGCCGCAATAATGGGTCAACGAGACTTGCTTGGTGCTGCAGAAACTGGCAGCGGAAAAACTTTAGCATTCGGTATTCCTCTGCTGGAGGGAATAATAAAATTCAGGGCAAGTGAAGAGTATCACGCATCCTCCAAATCGTTGATCGGCAATAAGGAAGCAGAAAGCGATGGACACGAGTTGACTCCGCCACCGGATGAACTGGAATTTTATCCCGAGCTAAGCACTGGTGAACCAATCGATCAGATGGATAACGACATAAAGAAAGAACAGTTGTATAAGCCGCTGTACGCATTGATACTAACTCCGACGCGTGAGTTGGCTGTTCAAATCAACAATCACCTTAAAGCAGTTACCAAGTATTTGGACATTCAGATAGCGACCGTATTTGGAGGACTAGCCGCTGTGAAGCAGGAAagaatgttaaaaaaatgtcCGGAAATTGTAATTGCCACCCCCGGACGGCTTTGGGAACTTATTCAGAGTGGAAATCCGCATCTTGGAAAAGTTGGGGAAATTCG CTTCCTGGTTATTGACGAAACTGATCGAATGCTCGAAAAGGGACATTTTATTGAGCTTAAACAGCTTTTGGAGATGATGAACAAGAACGAGGAAGCAACCAAACGTAGACGGAATTATGTCTTTTCCGCTACGCTCACGATAGATCATGATTTACCACAGCACTTGATAGCCAAATCTAGGAAGAACAAAAATCTTCAGATCACCAAGGAAACTCCCGGACAGCGTCTTAATAAACTGGTACAAATAATCGGAATGACCAACCCGAAAGTAGTGGACATCACGCAGCGGCACGGCACCTCGCATAGTTTAGTAGAGTCGCGAATTCTCTGCAAGGCCGAGCATAAGGATTACCACCTGTTCTACTTTCTTCAGCGTCACCCAGGTCGTACGCTGGTGTTTTGTAACTCTATTGATTGTGTGAAACGACTAGTTTCGCTTTTCGGATACTTAAATTGTGATCCTCTCAGTTTGTTCGGAAGCATGCAGCAACGTCAACGTCTGAAGAATCTGGAACGTTTCACTCAGAATCCAACTGCGCTGCTGATTGCCACGGACGTTGCGGCACGTGGTCTTGATATTCCCAATGTCGATCATGTCATTCACTATCAGGTACCGAAAACAACGGAAAATTACATACACCGGTCTGGAAGGACCGCTCGCGCCAGCAAGGAGGGTGTAACTATTTTGTTTATTGGAGCGGATGAAGTCAAAGATTACGTCAAGTTGAACCAGAACCTGGGCAGAACTGAAGATTTGCCCATGTATCCAACCTCGGAACGACTGATGAAGCAAATAAAGGATCGGGTAAATCTGGCGAGAGACGTCGAGCGCACGGATTTGCGTCAAAGGCGGAACAATGAATCCGAAAACTGGGAAGAGAAGGTAGCCAAAGAGTTCATGAGTGATTCGGATATAGACAGCGAACAGGAAGAAGAGCGAAAATTAGCCAAAAGTAAAGAGAAACGTCTGATGAAAGCGAGACGGTATGAGCTGAGCAAACTCCTAGCCACACCGATTGTGATGGATAGAGTGCAATTAAA atTCCCCACTTCATCTGGGCCGAACAATTTCCCATCTCAAAAAGaaaaatctgcaatcaatttggtTCAACAAGTAGTTGAAGAAAACATTCAATTCAAAAAGCAACGAAACAAGAAGCGGAAAAGAAACGAATAA